A genomic window from Anthocerotibacter panamensis C109 includes:
- a CDS encoding FTR1 family iron permease, whose product MDFSTALPTFVITLREGVEAALVVGIVLACLKKAQRSDLNPWVLAGVGSGLAGSVLVGLGFGWLLREVGSLGQYGAVLEPMLEGVFSVLAIAMLSWMLIWMTRQARFLKGQVEGAVGTLLHQNSRAGWGVFGLILFAVLREGFETVLFIVAKFQQGLVPALGALGGLVVAAGIAVLLFRWGVKLNIRLFFQTMGVLLLLVVSGLVITAFGRFDQAFQILAGMNRQSEALCFFYERFARHPSCILGPMVWDATRVLPEERFPGALFSALFGYTQRLYVAQAAGYVLFLGTAGLFYFRSLTGAAPSLRKKDNGTLRHTPQGPETAGGR is encoded by the coding sequence ATGGACTTTAGTACTGCCCTGCCTACGTTTGTCATCACCCTGCGCGAAGGGGTCGAAGCCGCTTTGGTCGTGGGAATTGTCCTCGCCTGCCTCAAAAAAGCCCAACGCAGCGACCTCAATCCCTGGGTCTTAGCCGGGGTCGGGTCGGGTTTGGCGGGGAGTGTTCTGGTCGGGTTGGGGTTTGGCTGGCTCTTGCGGGAAGTAGGGAGTCTAGGGCAGTATGGCGCGGTGCTGGAGCCTATGTTGGAAGGAGTTTTCAGTGTCCTTGCCATCGCGATGCTCAGTTGGATGCTGATCTGGATGACCCGGCAAGCGCGGTTTTTGAAAGGACAGGTGGAAGGAGCGGTAGGTACGCTTTTGCACCAGAATTCCCGCGCGGGTTGGGGGGTGTTCGGGCTCATCCTCTTTGCGGTCCTGCGCGAGGGCTTCGAGACGGTCCTCTTTATCGTGGCGAAGTTCCAGCAGGGTTTGGTGCCGGCGTTGGGCGCGCTAGGCGGGCTTGTGGTCGCGGCGGGCATCGCGGTCCTGCTCTTTCGCTGGGGCGTGAAGCTCAATATCCGCCTGTTTTTCCAGACGATGGGGGTCTTGCTGTTGTTGGTGGTCTCTGGGCTGGTGATTACCGCCTTTGGTCGCTTTGATCAGGCATTCCAGATTTTGGCTGGGATGAATCGGCAATCCGAGGCGCTTTGTTTCTTTTATGAACGTTTTGCCCGCCATCCTTCGTGTATTCTCGGCCCGATGGTCTGGGATGCGACGCGGGTCCTGCCGGAGGAGCGCTTTCCTGGAGCCTTGTTCAGTGCACTGTTTGGCTATACGCAGCGGCTCTATGTCGCTCAGGCGGCGGGCTATGTCCTGTTTCTCGGGACAGCGGGTCTTTTTTACTTCCGCAGCCTCACCGGGGCAGCCCCCTCCCTGCGCAAAAAAGATAATGGGACCCTACGTCATACTCCCCAAGGACCTGAGACCGCTGGGGGGCGCTAG
- a CDS encoding helix-hairpin-helix domain-containing protein — translation MSQSRTLASIALAGTFALLTACGAPAAQTSLVPTAMSHKGAAININTAILSQLDKIEAAVGVPGLSNQIQASRPYASPEELVSKNVLTQPQFDQVKSMVTIEDVVLTGEARDIDYLIKLGLMKGHLLVAQELLDLKQPAQAIPHIGHPVEEIYVDLEEQLTERQVKEFKSVLIALQDLIKANPNSPKIARTYTEAMTAIDGAIQGLPARQRQSPAFVLQVIDGLLDAAGTEYRASIAQGKIAAVIEYQDSRGFVRYADQLFQQIAPQLAKTQPDAHQTISASLKKLRQAWPKAIAPAAPILSTEEVLSAIQSIERIS, via the coding sequence ATGTCTCAATCCCGTACTCTAGCCAGCATAGCCCTGGCTGGAACCTTTGCTTTGCTCACGGCCTGTGGTGCCCCTGCGGCTCAGACGTCTCTTGTGCCTACGGCTATGAGCCATAAGGGAGCTGCGATCAATATCAATACTGCCATTCTCTCCCAGTTGGATAAGATCGAGGCAGCGGTAGGGGTACCAGGACTCTCCAACCAGATTCAGGCCAGCCGCCCCTACGCGAGTCCCGAGGAGTTGGTCAGCAAGAACGTGCTAACCCAGCCGCAGTTTGATCAGGTCAAGTCCATGGTGACTATAGAAGATGTGGTCCTCACGGGTGAAGCCCGAGATATCGACTATCTGATTAAGTTGGGGCTGATGAAGGGACACCTACTCGTCGCCCAAGAATTGCTCGACCTCAAGCAGCCAGCCCAGGCTATCCCGCATATCGGGCATCCTGTCGAAGAAATCTATGTGGACCTCGAAGAACAGCTCACCGAGCGTCAGGTTAAAGAGTTTAAGAGCGTGCTCATCGCGCTCCAAGACTTGATCAAGGCCAACCCCAACAGCCCCAAGATTGCGCGTACCTATACCGAGGCGATGACCGCCATCGATGGGGCGATCCAAGGGCTCCCCGCCCGCCAGCGCCAGTCTCCGGCTTTTGTCCTCCAGGTGATTGACGGGTTACTCGACGCTGCGGGGACCGAGTATCGAGCCTCTATTGCCCAGGGCAAAATCGCTGCTGTCATTGAGTACCAGGATTCTCGGGGCTTTGTGCGCTACGCCGACCAGCTTTTCCAGCAGATTGCCCCACAACTGGCTAAGACCCAACCGGATGCCCACCAAACCATCAGCGCTAGCCTCAAAAAGCTGCGTCAAGCTTGGCCGAAAGCCATCGCGCCCGCCGCGCCTATCCTCAGCACCGAGGAAGTCCTCAGCGCTATCCAATCCATTGAACGCATTTCCTGA
- a CDS encoding MoaD/ThiS family protein yields the protein MAVTVLIPTPLQKLTRNQGTVLLQATNVSELLTSLDTDCPGIKGRLCDESGTLRRFVNFYVNSEDIRFLQGLATPLKDGDEVSIVPAIAGG from the coding sequence ATGGCGGTCACCGTCCTCATCCCCACCCCTCTGCAAAAACTGACCCGCAACCAAGGCACGGTCCTCCTCCAGGCGACCAACGTCTCGGAACTACTCACCTCTCTGGACACCGACTGTCCCGGCATCAAAGGCCGCCTCTGTGACGAGTCCGGTACGCTGCGCCGCTTCGTCAATTTCTACGTCAACAGCGAAGATATCCGCTTCCTACAAGGATTGGCGACACCCCTCAAAGATGGCGACGAGGTGAGCATTGTGCCTGCCATCGCCGGGGGCTAG
- a CDS encoding SAM hydrolase/SAM-dependent halogenase family protein, whose translation MLIHLIADYGTGDPAFAEVTQQLLVALPGARVSWVSVPPFSTLATGFWIAQLGLNRGPTNRVIYHNCAPRQDDLDARWDNEGERLTYARLPNGVLVIGVNSGYSLSFIKEHAGAMYGVSVARGGSQFRSRDIFPPAVASLAQGDFSLLGAALEPEVIPDVPPNRVAWIDGYGNLKTTIPATAVALPPQTRVVLRVGDTVSDAVYSDGSFKVPEGTLAFAPGSSGWSHRGTKVLWMELFLRGGSAWERFNRPRINQTVSWSL comes from the coding sequence ATGTTAATTCATCTGATTGCAGACTATGGAACAGGGGACCCGGCTTTTGCCGAAGTGACCCAACAACTTTTGGTGGCGCTGCCTGGGGCGCGGGTGAGTTGGGTCTCGGTGCCCCCGTTTAGCACCCTGGCTACGGGCTTTTGGATTGCACAACTGGGCCTGAACCGGGGTCCGACCAACCGGGTCATCTACCACAACTGCGCCCCACGTCAGGATGACCTCGACGCCCGCTGGGACAACGAGGGTGAGCGGCTGACCTATGCTCGCCTGCCCAATGGCGTGCTCGTCATCGGGGTGAATTCCGGTTATAGCCTGTCGTTTATCAAAGAACATGCAGGAGCGATGTATGGCGTGAGTGTGGCTCGGGGCGGGTCGCAGTTCCGGTCGCGGGATATCTTTCCGCCTGCGGTGGCGTCTTTGGCGCAAGGGGATTTTAGTTTGTTGGGGGCGGCCTTAGAACCCGAGGTGATCCCCGATGTGCCGCCGAACCGGGTGGCTTGGATTGACGGCTACGGCAACCTTAAGACAACCATTCCCGCCACCGCTGTCGCCCTCCCCCCCCAAACGCGGGTAGTCCTCCGGGTGGGAGACACGGTCAGCGACGCGGTCTATTCCGATGGCAGTTTTAAAGTCCCGGAAGGTACCCTCGCCTTTGCTCCTGGTAGTTCCGGCTGGTCTCACCGTGGGACAAAGGTGCTCTGGATGGAGCTTTTCCTGCGCGGCGGGAGCGCCTGGGAGCGCTTCAACCGCCCCCGCATCAACCAAACAGTAAGCTGGAGCCTTTAG
- the thrC gene encoding threonine synthase: MSQTALLSDSLTTFSGLRCRECGSEYDALAIHVCEFCFGPLEVRYDYEAIKQVTSRQSIQEGPHSIWRYRAFLPVTSANPVDVGTGMTPLIKAERLGRRLGLNQLYIKNDAVNMPTLSFKDRVVSVALTRARELGYSTVACASTGNLANSTAAIAAHMGMECYVFIPADLELGKVLGTLVYGPQVMAVEGNYDQVNRLASEVADRYGWGFVNINLRPYYSEGSKTLAYEVAEQLGWRLPDHVVAPIASGSLYGKLYKGFQEFVKVGLVEDQPIRFNGAQALGCSPVAQAFNEGATYVKPVKPNTIAKSLAIGNPADGIYALDIARKTGGQILSVTDEQILDAMKLLAQTEGIFTETAGGTTIATLQELASRGHIDPDAVTVVYITGNGLKTLEAIQSHVGQPLRITPDLDSFERALSRAQTLDRLEWQSVIV; the protein is encoded by the coding sequence ATGAGCCAGACCGCCCTGTTATCTGATTCGCTTACCACCTTTTCGGGCCTGCGTTGCCGCGAGTGCGGGTCCGAATACGATGCCCTGGCTATTCATGTCTGCGAATTCTGCTTTGGTCCGCTCGAAGTCCGCTACGACTACGAAGCCATTAAACAGGTAACCAGCCGCCAGAGTATCCAGGAAGGGCCGCACTCTATCTGGCGCTACCGTGCCTTTTTGCCGGTCACCTCTGCCAACCCTGTAGATGTGGGGACCGGAATGACGCCGCTCATCAAAGCTGAGCGCCTGGGTCGCCGCCTGGGGCTCAATCAGCTCTATATCAAAAACGATGCTGTAAATATGCCCACCCTGTCTTTCAAGGACCGGGTGGTCTCCGTGGCTTTGACCCGTGCCCGAGAACTGGGCTATAGTACCGTCGCTTGTGCCAGTACCGGCAACCTCGCTAATTCCACCGCCGCCATCGCTGCCCACATGGGGATGGAATGCTACGTATTTATCCCCGCCGACCTGGAGTTGGGGAAGGTTCTGGGCACCTTGGTCTATGGCCCGCAGGTGATGGCCGTCGAGGGCAACTACGATCAGGTCAATCGTCTTGCCTCCGAAGTGGCTGACCGTTATGGCTGGGGTTTTGTCAACATCAACCTGCGCCCCTACTACTCCGAGGGCTCCAAAACCCTGGCCTACGAAGTCGCTGAACAATTGGGCTGGCGGCTCCCGGACCATGTGGTGGCCCCCATCGCCTCCGGTTCTCTTTACGGCAAGCTCTATAAAGGGTTTCAGGAGTTCGTCAAGGTCGGCTTGGTCGAAGACCAGCCCATCCGCTTCAACGGGGCACAAGCTTTGGGCTGTTCTCCGGTGGCCCAGGCTTTTAACGAAGGAGCCACGTATGTCAAACCCGTCAAGCCCAACACCATTGCCAAGTCTCTAGCTATTGGCAACCCGGCAGACGGCATCTACGCCTTGGACATCGCCCGCAAAACCGGAGGACAGATCCTCTCAGTCACAGACGAGCAGATCCTTGACGCGATGAAGCTGTTGGCTCAGACGGAAGGCATTTTCACCGAAACGGCGGGAGGCACAACCATTGCCACCCTCCAAGAACTTGCCAGCCGTGGGCACATCGACCCCGACGCTGTGACGGTGGTCTACATCACCGGCAACGGGCTTAAGACCCTCGAAGCCATCCAGAGCCATGTGGGGCAACCCCTGCGCATCACCCCCGATCTGGACTCCTTTGAACGTGCCCTCTCCCGCGCCCAGACCCTAGACCGGCTGGAGTGGCAATCTGTGATTGTTTAA
- a CDS encoding molybdopterin-binding domain-containing protein, with amino-acid sequence MDRRTFLLLSAAFAGATQTLQAQSATQPLFTRNPWRTTKTKPLPSAAFYRPKGGTLKPIALNDLLALLGVRMAEVRNKTWQSNSSHGRGLGMLLGNELTNEEGYLWGKLARLGGVAHLELVHEKLLQANAQALESTLGYPAAPNHWSELSNCQTLVLMGQGLQNPYPLYALPDLPKKKALWIVTSEAKTPPLEAQVIRIKPNTELAFMGGWLRYLFAQRRWDDSFVSRATNGAYRLENLSFNDGLFSGYDPATRHYKVREWRYALESPTSGEPARAKESLSLGTVLQLTADIYAPYTTTTVSAITGVPKPLLEQFYQSVTDPLARPLGMAYSLDRQQPEALMEQWVRALAMVQLLTGQVGQPGMGLVHLAAGWNPQGLIDVGASGLYLPGYSGRVPQTSESYVSWFQTNGVRSFRRLEGVLSTWFGAQAADTFDLGFHWLPKAPSEPLRLSVAKGQTKLLFSLMSDPKALGWDLSRLDSLVLLTKDAQNQSLKDYKGELFILPIAANTARRGTITDLGRRILWQKASTSLSPGNDPLFLADRLWRNFVNALRETKAPDSDHLFNVRWPDSSPEQVLQEMTGFVPPIAAPAGVLKTETPAANPPKTSDTADAKPDPVTDQNTTADAKPNPVTDQNNSPVQDTTTGNSSKPPTLGVPVYEGLWVTENLSQKQNPDDPKGLGLYPGYGWSWPGNTRVLLNRASADLTGKPRQVNRPFIEWNDRTGQWQGPDVPDISLNAIPSSPEGSRAFRQTPEGVGRLITVEYASGLNLDTGIAFRRSSVPYLGPAPVFYWPWGTKLANPFYPKAATPPLQPS; translated from the coding sequence GTGGATAGGCGAACTTTCCTGCTCCTCAGTGCTGCTTTTGCGGGAGCCACCCAGACGCTCCAGGCACAATCTGCTACCCAGCCTCTATTTACCCGCAATCCCTGGCGGACCACCAAGACCAAACCCCTGCCCTCTGCCGCCTTCTACCGTCCCAAGGGTGGCACCCTCAAACCTATCGCGCTGAACGATCTGCTAGCCCTCCTGGGTGTGCGCATGGCCGAAGTGCGCAATAAGACTTGGCAGAGCAATTCCAGCCATGGGCGAGGACTAGGGATGCTATTGGGGAACGAACTGACCAACGAAGAAGGCTATTTGTGGGGAAAACTCGCCCGCCTCGGCGGGGTCGCCCACCTGGAACTAGTCCACGAAAAACTCCTACAAGCCAATGCCCAAGCGTTAGAGAGCACCCTGGGCTACCCCGCCGCCCCCAACCACTGGAGCGAACTGTCTAACTGCCAAACCCTGGTGCTGATGGGACAGGGTCTGCAAAACCCCTATCCCCTCTATGCCCTACCCGATTTACCCAAAAAGAAAGCGCTCTGGATCGTGACCTCAGAGGCCAAAACGCCGCCGCTCGAGGCCCAAGTGATCCGCATCAAGCCCAATACCGAACTGGCTTTTATGGGGGGGTGGTTGCGCTATCTTTTTGCGCAACGGCGTTGGGATGACTCCTTTGTGAGTCGGGCGACCAATGGAGCTTATCGTCTGGAGAACCTGAGCTTCAATGACGGGCTCTTCTCTGGGTATGACCCTGCCACCCGTCACTACAAAGTCCGGGAATGGCGCTATGCCCTAGAGAGCCCCACCTCCGGTGAACCTGCGCGGGCTAAAGAGTCCTTGAGCCTGGGAACTGTCTTGCAACTGACCGCAGATATCTATGCTCCCTACACCACCACCACTGTCAGCGCCATAACCGGCGTCCCGAAGCCGCTCTTGGAGCAGTTTTACCAGAGTGTCACCGACCCTTTGGCCCGCCCGCTGGGGATGGCCTATAGCCTTGACCGGCAGCAGCCGGAAGCCTTAATGGAGCAGTGGGTCCGGGCATTAGCCATGGTGCAACTGTTGACCGGGCAGGTCGGGCAACCGGGGATGGGTCTGGTGCACCTCGCTGCGGGCTGGAATCCGCAGGGGCTCATTGATGTGGGGGCCAGCGGTCTGTATCTCCCTGGCTACAGTGGCCGCGTTCCCCAGACTAGTGAGAGCTATGTTTCCTGGTTCCAGACCAACGGCGTACGCTCCTTCCGGCGTCTGGAGGGGGTCCTCTCGACTTGGTTCGGGGCTCAGGCCGCCGACACGTTTGACCTGGGCTTTCACTGGCTACCCAAGGCTCCTAGCGAACCGCTCCGCCTATCCGTTGCCAAAGGCCAGACCAAACTCTTGTTCAGCCTGATGAGTGACCCGAAAGCTCTGGGTTGGGACCTCAGCCGTCTGGACAGTCTGGTTTTGCTCACCAAAGACGCTCAAAATCAGTCGCTCAAGGACTACAAAGGCGAACTCTTCATCCTGCCCATCGCCGCTAATACCGCCCGCCGAGGAACCATCACCGACTTGGGACGGCGCATTCTCTGGCAGAAAGCCTCAACATCCCTCTCGCCAGGGAATGACCCCCTCTTCTTGGCAGACCGGCTCTGGCGCAATTTCGTCAACGCCCTGCGCGAAACCAAAGCTCCAGACAGCGATCACCTCTTTAACGTCCGTTGGCCTGACAGTAGCCCTGAACAGGTTCTTCAGGAGATGACCGGGTTTGTGCCACCCATCGCGGCCCCTGCGGGGGTGCTCAAGACCGAGACGCCTGCTGCCAACCCTCCCAAAACCAGTGATACAGCGGACGCAAAACCGGACCCTGTCACAGACCAGAACACTACAGCGGACGCAAAACCGAATCCTGTCACAGACCAGAACAATAGTCCGGTCCAGGACACGACCACAGGCAACAGCAGCAAACCCCCGACCCTTGGGGTCCCCGTCTATGAGGGGTTGTGGGTCACCGAGAACCTCAGTCAGAAGCAAAATCCCGACGACCCCAAAGGTTTGGGGCTCTATCCCGGCTACGGTTGGAGTTGGCCGGGGAATACCCGCGTCTTACTCAACCGGGCGAGTGCCGACCTCACCGGCAAACCCCGTCAGGTCAACCGACCATTTATCGAGTGGAATGACCGTACGGGGCAGTGGCAGGGGCCGGATGTTCCAGACATTTCGCTCAACGCCATTCCTAGCAGCCCAGAGGGGTCGCGGGCTTTTCGGCAGACCCCAGAGGGGGTGGGGCGCTTGATTACAGTCGAGTACGCTTCGGGACTAAACTTGGACACCGGGATTGCCTTTCGCCGTTCTTCCGTGCCCTATCTGGGTCCGGCACCGGTTTTTTATTGGCCCTGGGGCACCAAACTCGCCAATCCCTTTTATCCCAAAGCTGCTACGCCCCCGCTCCAACCCTCCTGA
- a CDS encoding cupredoxin domain-containing protein yields the protein MTSPTRLTLLSALLLLISAPALAAAEEVRITLSDYKITSTRTTFTQGVPYRFVVVNAVQREHEWVILPRGVTNTKKALLEVEEDDLKPGQTATRTFTFKKAGNFEFSCHIGRHYRKGMLLPIVVQ from the coding sequence ATGACCAGCCCAACCCGCCTTACGCTCCTGTCTGCACTCTTGCTGCTGATCAGCGCCCCTGCCCTCGCCGCCGCCGAAGAAGTCCGCATCACCCTCAGTGACTACAAAATCACCTCCACCCGCACCACCTTCACCCAAGGCGTCCCCTATCGATTCGTGGTAGTGAATGCCGTCCAACGCGAACACGAGTGGGTCATCCTCCCCCGTGGCGTGACCAACACCAAAAAAGCACTCCTCGAAGTCGAAGAGGATGACCTAAAACCGGGCCAAACCGCGACCCGCACCTTCACGTTTAAAAAAGCAGGCAACTTCGAATTCTCCTGCCATATCGGACGCCACTACCGCAAAGGCATGCTCCTGCCCATCGTCGTGCAGTGA
- a CDS encoding TonB-dependent receptor: MNKTSHPRIFLLLIGLLLPPVWAEPMTVQQLRQEEKGIQHLAQALQNPVDDDTPDTLAEYTVTANRVPKPIRETPESVTVITRSDIEALTPLARDLPGLLRIVPGLQAGGTSPFEPSFSIRGLGDGRSAVFIDGERQNVSQGDARTDLFSVNPQDIERIEVLRGPASGTYGADAAGGLINVITRQPKAGDPAKFGFQTVFGGFSTFDQTARLSTAGEGFALQAGVSYRSVGDAVDGLGVFAPNQQDSQTYTAQLRLFANPDNRITFKYASSRLHTGVLLVSNFAEGERFTAPLLAKDRFGIEWSSQKVFGSATNLKLNVYYNQLFQNFIQRLISPEDETVEFDQRSTSSTNTLGTNLQFTTPVGSGALTYGIDFYTETGTNASLIQGEALGSEPSALPTIPDGNQTGIAGYLLLDYPITEALVLNGGIRYDTIGTTANPGDLGPGQALQNTALTPKVGLVWSVAPGLRLRANYSQGFRVPSFRERFFQGFAGPLNADLDDVVLSEGLNVLAEGFAYLRGNPSLDPLRSTSLDLGIGGGDAQSSWDVVYFNNNVTGLLNLAANSTFGPVPLLEFTNIDARFQGVEAQGSLQISPEWRLRGSFTWTDAIERTTGRQLATVAPTSGALQLSYRSPAGISALLQARVSSERFEIPSFGVLDLNLAVPISPALQLTFTVSNLLDSLIAESLPGKYSPGRQFFIGIRSGDF, encoded by the coding sequence ATGAACAAGACCTCACATCCACGTATTTTCTTGCTGCTGATCGGCTTGCTCCTCCCGCCGGTCTGGGCTGAGCCCATGACCGTCCAACAGTTGCGCCAAGAAGAAAAGGGCATTCAGCATCTGGCACAGGCGCTCCAGAACCCCGTGGACGACGACACGCCCGATACCTTGGCTGAATATACGGTCACAGCCAACCGCGTGCCCAAGCCGATCCGCGAGACGCCCGAGAGCGTAACGGTGATCACGCGCAGTGATATTGAAGCACTCACGCCCCTCGCGCGGGATCTGCCGGGGTTGTTGCGCATTGTGCCGGGGCTCCAGGCGGGGGGGACCAGTCCTTTTGAGCCTTCCTTTAGTATTCGCGGGCTCGGGGATGGTCGCTCTGCTGTATTCATTGATGGGGAGCGTCAGAATGTCAGTCAGGGTGATGCTCGTACCGACTTATTCTCGGTCAACCCCCAGGATATCGAGCGGATCGAGGTCCTACGTGGTCCAGCTTCCGGTACCTACGGGGCCGATGCGGCGGGGGGGCTTATCAACGTCATCACCCGGCAACCCAAGGCGGGCGATCCGGCTAAATTCGGCTTTCAGACGGTCTTTGGTGGCTTCTCGACCTTTGACCAGACGGCGCGCTTGAGTACCGCAGGCGAGGGGTTTGCCCTCCAAGCAGGGGTCTCATACCGCAGTGTCGGCGATGCCGTAGATGGCCTCGGGGTCTTCGCACCCAACCAGCAGGATAGCCAGACCTATACCGCGCAGCTACGCCTGTTTGCCAACCCCGACAACCGAATCACCTTCAAGTACGCTTCCTCCCGTCTGCACACCGGCGTCCTGTTGGTCTCAAATTTTGCGGAAGGGGAACGGTTCACCGCGCCACTCTTGGCAAAGGACCGCTTTGGCATCGAATGGAGCAGTCAGAAGGTCTTCGGCTCCGCGACCAACCTCAAGCTGAATGTCTACTACAACCAACTGTTTCAGAACTTCATCCAGAGGCTCATCAGCCCCGAAGACGAGACAGTGGAATTCGACCAACGCAGTACTTCGAGTACTAACACCCTCGGCACCAACCTCCAGTTCACCACACCCGTCGGGTCAGGAGCGCTCACCTATGGCATCGACTTCTACACGGAGACGGGCACCAATGCCTCGTTGATTCAGGGGGAGGCTCTAGGCTCTGAGCCTTCCGCGCTGCCCACCATCCCAGACGGCAACCAGACGGGGATAGCGGGCTACCTGCTTCTTGACTACCCCATCACCGAAGCGCTTGTCCTCAATGGCGGTATCCGCTACGACACCATTGGCACAACTGCCAACCCCGGCGACCTCGGCCCCGGTCAGGCCCTCCAGAACACCGCCTTGACCCCTAAAGTCGGCTTAGTCTGGTCCGTTGCACCGGGATTGCGCCTCCGGGCCAACTACAGCCAGGGTTTCCGGGTGCCCTCATTTCGGGAGCGTTTTTTTCAGGGTTTTGCGGGTCCGCTCAATGCTGATCTCGACGATGTGGTCCTCTCGGAAGGCTTGAATGTCCTGGCAGAAGGCTTCGCCTATTTACGGGGTAACCCGTCCTTAGACCCGCTCAGATCCACCTCTTTGGACTTGGGCATCGGTGGAGGGGACGCACAGAGTAGCTGGGATGTCGTCTACTTTAATAACAACGTCACCGGCCTACTCAATCTAGCCGCCAACAGTACCTTTGGTCCCGTGCCCTTGCTCGAATTCACCAATATCGATGCACGCTTTCAGGGGGTAGAGGCGCAGGGATCACTCCAGATTAGCCCCGAATGGCGTCTGCGCGGCTCCTTTACTTGGACCGACGCCATCGAGCGCACGACAGGCAGACAACTCGCGACAGTGGCCCCCACCTCCGGTGCCCTCCAACTGAGCTACCGCAGCCCAGCCGGAATTTCCGCCCTACTCCAAGCCCGTGTCTCCAGCGAGCGGTTCGAGATACCCTCTTTTGGCGTCCTCGATCTCAACCTCGCCGTACCCATCTCCCCGGCCCTACAGTTGACCTTCACCGTCTCCAACCTACTAGACAGCCTTATCGCCGAATCGCTACCGGGCAAATATTCACCCGGACGGCAGTTCTTTATCGGCATCAGAAGCGGTGACTTTTAG